A region from the Antennarius striatus isolate MH-2024 chromosome 22, ASM4005453v1, whole genome shotgun sequence genome encodes:
- the LOC137589658 gene encoding serine/threonine-protein kinase pim-3-like produces METQEPDKKISPVKKKKKNQFEDKYCQLYRLGDGGHGSVYVGYRKKDFLRVAIKHIPQAFVFREDNDRSKMPLEVLVMMKMSQQAGGSVGQSASISLLDHYDLEEELIIVMECPFPAVDLLNYRKSRGGTLEEEEARLFFKQLVEAVRELDANKIFHADIKMENILVDISSGVPRLRIIDFGLSMFINDGDTIEDIFPGAPCYDPPEWYWSSVYSSRPVTVWQMGVVLHDMLHRDFNTTFFLENGLRISQELSPNCQNVLRLCLAEDPQQRPTLEQLLSHSWLE; encoded by the coding sequence ATGGAGACACAGGAGCCGGACAAGAAAATCAgtccagtgaagaagaagaagaagaatcagttTGAGGATAAATATTGCCAACTGTACCGACTCGGTGATGGAGGCCATGGATCTGTGTACGTGGGTTACaggaaaaaagattttctcCGCGTAGCGATCAAGCACATTCCCCAGGCCTTCGTTTTCCGTGAAGACAACGACAGGAGCAAGATGCCTCTTGAAGTGCTtgtcatgatgaagatgagtcaaCAAGCAGGAGGATCGGTTGGCCAGTCAGCATCCATTTCCCTCCTGGACCACtacgacctggaggaggagctcatcatcgtcatggaaTGTCCATTTCCAGCGGTTGACCTCTTGAATTACAGGAAGTCCAGAGGAGGTactttggaggaagaggaggccagactcttcttcaagcagctggtggaagctgtcagagaacttgatgccaacaagattttccatgcagacatcaaaatggaaaatatcttgGTTGACATCAGCAGCGGTGTTCCACGTTTGAGGATAATTGACTTTGGtctaagcatgtttatcaacgacGGGGACACAATTGAAGATATATTTCCTGGAGCTCCATGCTATGACCCACCAGAGTGGTACTGGAGTTCAGTGTACAGCAGTAGGCCTGTTACTGTGTGGCAGATGGGAGTGGTTCTCCATGACATGCTGCACAGAGACTTTAATACAACGTTTTTCTTGGAGAATGGCCTCCGTATCAGTCAGGAGTTGTCTCCAAACTGCCAAAACGTGTtgcgtctgtgtctggctgaggaccctcagcagcgtcccactctggagcagctcctgaGTCATTCCTGGCTGGAATGA
- the LOC137589334 gene encoding piwi-like protein 1, with the protein MTGRARARARGRARGQEAVAPGSSQTREAAPAPCPAPPRGDEEAVQVGRGRQKGPGPFSSEAVVEISAGFQQVKLGERGGRRRDFSDSGILTRRTMTHVAESKTGTSGRPIPLVANFFRILSRPQWVLYQYHVTYNPMKEARRLRAALLFQHEELLGTARTFDGAMLVLPHKLRDKETVVCSETREGEKVEITITLVSELPPSSPVCIQFYNLIFKRILKILNMQQIGRNYYNPRDPLDIPQHKLTIWPGFSTAILQYESSIMMCVDVSHRVLRSETVLDFMISMRQSCGSHRFQDVCTKELIGLIVLTKYNNKTYRIDDIAWDHTPINTFTRADKDVSFIDYYKNNYGIIVSDLTQVLLVTRIKRRDPGSQSPTTVMLIPELCYLTGLTDKMRGDFNVMKDLTAHTRLNPEQREGRLNRFVNNVHR; encoded by the exons ATGACTGGTCGGGCACGAGCCAGAGCACGAGGCCGGGCACGCGGTCAGGAGGCAGTGGCCCCGGGATCG AGCCAAACCCGAGAAGCTGCCCCAGCACCTTGCCCCGCCCCACCGAGGGGAGATGAGGAAGCAGTGCAAGTTGGTAGAGGTCGGCAGAAAGGCCCGGGACCGTTCTCTTCAGAAG CTGTGGTCGAGATCTCAGCTGGGTTCCAGCAGGTGAAGCTGGGAGAACGAGGAGGACGCCGCCGGGATTTTAGTGATTCTGGGATTTTAACCAGACGGACGATGACTCATGTGGCGGAATCCAAGACGG GAACGAGCGGGCGGCCAATCCCGTTGGTCGCAAACTTCTTCCGCATCCTGTCCCGCCCGCAGTGGGTCCTGTACCAATACCACGTGACCTACAATCCGATGAAGGAGGCCCGTCGCCTGAGAGCCGCCCTCCTCTTCCAGCACGAGGAGTTGCTCGGCACAGCGCGGACCTTCGATGGAGCGATGCTTGTTCTGCCCCACAAGCTGCGAGACAAG GAGACGGTTGTCTGCAGCGAAACCAGGGAAGGAGAAAAGGTTGAGATAACCATCACCCTGGTTTCTGAACTCCCCCCATCGTCTCCAGTGTGCATCCAGTTTTACAACCTCATCTTCAAAAG GATCCTGAAGATCCTCAACATGCAGCAGATCGGACGCAACTACTACAACCCCCGGGACCCCCTGGACATCCCACAGCACAA GCTGACCATCTGGCCGGGGTTCTCCACCGCCATCCTGCAATACGAGTCCTCCATCATGATGTGTGTCGACGTGAGCCACCGGGTTCTGCGTAGCGAGACCGTCCTGGACTTCATGATCAGCATGAGGCAGTCTTGTGGAAGCCACCGCTTCCAAGACGTCTGCACCAAGGAGCTCATTGGACTGATTGTTCTCACCAA GTACAACAACAAAACCTACAGGATTGATGACATCGCCTGGGATCACACCCCCATCAACACCTTCACTCGGGCCGACAAGGATGTGTCCTTCATTGACTACTACAAGAAC AATTACGGAATCATCGTCTCCGACCTGACccaggtgctgctggtcaccaggATCAAGCGGCGTGATCCAGGAAGCCAGTCTCCCACGACTGTCATGCTGATCCCAGAGCTGTGCTACTTAACAG GACTGACTGACAAAATGAGAGGAGACTTCAATGTGATGAAGGACCTGACCGCCCACACCAGGCTGAACCCAGAGCAGCGAGAGGGACGCCTCAACAGATTTGTCAACAATGTGCATCGGTAG